The genome window GAATTTTACTTTACTTAATAGTAGGTATAATTGGTACATTTGTTGGGTTTGAAATTCCAATTTTAATGCGTATTTTACAAAATAACTTTGCCTTTAAAGATCTTGTAGCAAAGGTGTTTACCTTTGATTATGTTGGTGCATTAATAGCTTCTATTTTATTCCCACTTTTTTTAGTACCACATTTAGGTCTTATAAAAACAGCTCTTGTGTTTGGTATTATCAATGTTTTAATTGCAATTTGGGCCATCTTCATATTTAAAAATAAAATTTCCAATATAAGGACTTTGCAAGGAACAGCATTTTGTGTTTTAAGTATTTTAATAGTTGGAATTATTTTTTCTGATAAGCTAGTAGAAATTAGTGAAAAAGGAAACTATCAGGATAAAATTATATATTCAAAATCTTCAAAATATCAAAAAATTGTGTTAACAAAATCTACAAATGAATTTAAACTATATTTAAATCGCAATTTGCAGTTTAACTCGAAAGATGAATATAGATACCATGAATCACTAGTGCATATTGGACTTTCTAGTATAAACAATCCTAAAAATGTTCTTATTTTGGGAGGTGGTGATGGATTAGCTGTAAGAGAAATACTAAAGTATAATTCAATTGAAAAAATAACTTTAGTTGAATTAGATAGTGAAATTACAGAAATGTTTTCTAAAAACAATTTATTAACAAAGATTAATTCAAGATCTCTCCTTTCTGAAAAAGTGAATATTATAAATGCTGATGCTTTCGTATGGCTAAAAGAAAATAAAAAAAAATTTGATTTTATAGTAGTAGATTTCCCAGATCCAAGTAATTTTTCAATTGGAAAATTATACACAAATTCATTTTATAGATTACTTTATAATGCTATAGAAAATAATGGATTAGCTGTAATCCAAAGTACGTCACCTTATGTGGCTAAAAAAAGTTTTTGGTGTGTGAATAATACTTTAAGATCCGTTGGTTTTCTAACTTATCCATATCATGTTTATATCCCTTCATTCGGTGATTGGGGTTATATTTTAGTTGCAAAAAACAATTTTCAAGTCCTAAATCAATTTCCTAAAGATCTAAAATTTATTAACTATGAATTAGCAAAAACATTTTTTCATTTTCCGCAAGATAGCAAAGTTGAAGTAAATGAAATAAATAAATTAAATAACCAAATTTTAGTAAGATATTTTGAACAAGAATGGTCTGATTATGTCCAGTAACATTTCCTCTAGAAGAAAATTTATAAAAAAAATTGCCTTGGCTTCTGTTTTAACCGCTTCTAGCGGATATGCTTTGCGAAAAATTACGGCTCAAAAAAAAGAATTATCTATAACTGGTTCTATATTAGGAGCTAATGCAAAAATAGGCCATAAAGTAAATACAGAAATTAAAGATATTAAATTTTCAGCAGTCGAAAAAATAAGTACACTAATAATTGGTGGTGGAGTAGCAGGATTATCTGCTGGCTGGTGGTTAAAAAAAAATAATTACAAAGATTTTAAAATTTTAGAAATGAATGCAGAAGTTGGCGGTAATTCTTTTTATTCTGAAAATAATATTTCGAAATATCCTTGGGGTGCGCATTATTTAGTCATGCCAACAAATGAATCTATTTATCTAAAAATTTTATTAGAAGAAATGCGAGTTATTAAAGGGTATAAAAATTCTTTACCAATTTATGATGAATTTTCTTTATGCGCCGACCCACAGGAAAGATTGTTTTTCCAAGGAGAGTGGCAAGAAGGATTGTTACCTTATAAGGGTGTATCAGAATTAGATAAACAACAATATAAAGAATTTTTTACTCTAATAGAAAGATTAAAAAACCAAAAAGGAGCTGACAATAAACCGCTGTTTGCTATCCCAATAGATTATAGTTCCCAAGATAATGAATATTTAAATTTAGATCATATTTCCATGGCAGAATTTATGCACCAAAAAGGCTGGAATTCAAAAACATTAACTTGGTACATTAATTACTGCTGTCGGGACGATTTTGGAATGGGATATGAAAAAGTTTCTGCTTGGGCAGGGTTACATTACTTTGCTGCACGTAATGGGAGAGCTGCGAATGCAGAAGCAAATACAGTGCTTACTTGGCCTGAAGGTAATGGATTTTTGGTTAATTATCTTAAAAAGTATTCAACAGAAAGTATTGTAAACAATTGTTTTGTTACTTCTATCGAAAATTTTAAAGATTTTTGTAATGTTAATGTTTTTAATACGAAAGATAATACTTATATTCAATATCAAGCAAAGCAAGTAATATTTTGTGCGCCAAGATTTATTGCAAATAAAGTGATAAAAAATTATGAAAAAATGAATTTACCTGAAACCTCATCTTGGCTAATAGCAAATATAACTTTGCAGAATGTTCCAGCATCACTATCAACATCAATGGCTTGGGATAACGTCAGTTACTATAGCAATTCTTTAGGATATATTGTTGCAAATCATCAAAGTTTAAAAATTCCTAAAAATGATCTTGTGTTAACTTATTATTTACCACTCGACATTCTATCAGCGAAAGAAGAAAGAATGCTTGCTTTAAAACGCAACTATAATGACTGGCTTAATATTCTTTTATCAGATTTAAATAAAATGCATTCTGAAATTAAAAATTCCATTAAAAATGTTGATTTTTGGATTTGGGGGCATGGTATGGCAGCACCAGGGATTGGTTTTCTCTGGAGTGAGAAACGGAAAAAACTAATGGAACCATTTGGAAATATTGATTTTGCTCACTCTGAAATGAGTGGCATTTCATTATTTGAAGAAGCTCAATATAGAGGAATTGAAGCAGCTAAAAAAGTTTTACTTCGGGGATGAAGGAAAGGTGGGAGAAAGGTATGGTATTAGATATGATTAAATTATTAATTGATTTTGGAAATAGCCTTTAAAGCATGTTCTAAAAATAAATATTTTTTTACTAGACTTTAGTTACTTTTTTTATCACCATTTACTCAATAAATATCTATAAATTTTTAAAAATTATTCATTTTTTAATAAAATTGTAAGTTAAATTTATTTGACATTTTGTTTAGAAAAATAGTAATAGTTAAATGTAGATAATATTTTTAATTGTTTTTTATTAATAAAATATTTTTATAATATAGGAAGTTAAAATAAATTATAATTCTAATTGCAAAAGAAATTAGCATAAGAAATACTAGATAAGGAAAAGTCTTTTGAAAGCATATGAGATTAATAATTTTGGTGATGAAAATGTTTTTCAAAAAGTTGATATTGATATCCCCAAAATAAAAGATTATGAAGTTTTAGTTAAAGTTATAGCTACAAGTGTTAATCCAATTGATTATAAATTGCGTAGAGGTGATGCTCCAAATTTTGTAAAATTTCCAGCAATTTTACATGTCGACTTTTCAGGTGAAATTGTTGAAATTGGTACAAATGTAAGAAAAAATTTTCCTGAATATAAAATAGGTTTAAAAGTATATGGGTTAGCCGGAGGTATTTTAAATAAATCTGGAGCATTAGCTGAATATATAGCTGTTAATATTTTTCAAATTGATTTAGTACCAGAAAATATTAGTAGTATTCAAATCGCATCTGTGCCATTAGCTGCTTTAACAGCTTGGGAATGTATTTTAGATCGAATTAAATTGAAAAGAAATTCTAAAATATTAATTCATGGGGGTGCCGGAAGTGTAGGAAATTTTGCCATCCAATTTGCAAAAATGAAAAATGCTGTAGTTTACACAACTGTTAGTAGTAATGAAAAGTTAGAAATTGCTAAAAGAGCGGGTGCAGATTTTGTAATAAATTACAAGTTAAATTCTAAAGAAGAATATGTAAGAGAATATACAGATAATAATGGATTTGACTTTGTAATTGATACAGTTGGGCAAGAAAACTTTTATTCTGCAGTATACTGTACAAAATTCAAGGGACATATAGTATCAACTCTAGCTAGAAATTCATTTGATTTATTGGAATCATCATCTAAAGGATTAAACATTCATCTAGTAAATGTAATGATACCATTAATTAAAAATTTAAATTTAATTCAGCAAAACAATAATTTAAAAAAAATATCAAATTACTTAAAAAATAAAAAATTATTGCTTAATATAGACAAAAAAGTTTTTAATTTTAGTGAAGTTAGTCTTGCTCATAAATATGCAGAAAGTGGTAGTTCATTAGGAAAAGTTTGTATTAAATTTTGAATTATGAATTCAGGAAAATTATTGCATAGCAAAAAATATTAGTATTTATTAATTTTTTTTGTTATTTTAAATTTATGAAGATTAATTTTAATTTTTCGCTTGAAAAATGCACAGATAAATCAATTAACCTCTCTCTCAAATTTACTACTATGTGGAGTAGGTAGTTCGGAACTTTTGTGTGAGTGAGAGTAATATTTAATAAAGCGATGTCCAAGGGTATCAAAGAAAACAGCCCCTTTATATCCTAAAGCAGTTAATTCTTTTTCTAATTTTGCATCACTCATCTGACAATTAGCAAAGTAGAAATATTTTTCATCAAATATATCAGCTTTCAGCATGATAAATCTTTGTGCAAGAAGCATAGAGTTAATTATGATTGGATTTCTAGTATTAATTGCATTACCCAAATTTTGGGACATGTAGTCAGAAAAAACAGAATCCTCGGTTGGTAAATTTTTTGAATGTTTTTCATTCAGATAGTAATTATATACCTTATTTCTTTTTTGATATCTTTCAAGCATATCAAATAAAACAATATCAAAAAATAAAGCACCTTTGTTTCCTAAGATGGCGGAACATTCAGGTCTAACTGACATCTTTGCAGCTGAAAAATAATATGAATCATGGGATTGTGTATATATTGATGGTGTTGTTGAAAGATTAAGCTTTTGATTGGCAAAACTCGATGCAACTCTTCCGTGTTCAAGATTTGATAGAGCAAAGTATTCTTCATAAACAGAGCTATTCATATATGATTTTATAGCAATATATTTAGCGCCAAATTCAGGAATTTCACTTAAAGTTGAAATTTTTTCCGTAATTCTAGTATTCGTATCAACATATAAGCCACCATATAAAAGTAAAGCAATTAACCTTAATGCGTCGGTACTATAGGCGGTTTTCTTAAAGTAACCACTATTTTCACCATAAATCATTTGAATGATTTCATTTCGTTTGTTTATACTGAGATAGCTACAACTAGGCGTATTTTTAAATTCATTTAATAGATCACTTACGCTCTTTACAGTGAACTTAATGGGTGGAATAGTATTTTCTGACAGTATTTTTAGTGATCTATTTGTTATTTCAATTTTTTCTGCATCAACCCAAAATATTCCTTCTGCATTTAATTTTTTTAAATTAGATAAAAAGTAAAGTTGAATTTTTTTTGGTATTTCTTTGCCTAAATAAAACGTATGAACTAGTTTTTTGTTTAAAGAAACACCAGTAATATTTTTGAGATGTATAATATTATTATTTATTGTTCTTGCGGGATAAGATGTTTTACTTGCAAAACCAAGTGAACGACAGGTGGGGCAAATGTCACATGTATAAGAAATATTATTTTGAATAAATTCACTTTTCTTGTTGCAAATAATGCAATTAGTTTCAAAATACTTATGAGGATTTAAAATAGTTTTCTTTTTAAATAGACGCATCCTTGCTCTCCTATACTATTCTATAAATATTTAATGTTGCATATCATTTTGTCTGATATACTTCTTTTAAATATTTGGATTACATTAATTTATAAATTTTAATTGCACAACAACATTTTTTTATATTTTATAATTATCTTAAAAATTAGTTATTTAATTATTTTAAATTAACAATTGAGTAAATGTAAAACAATTAATTAAAAAACAAATTGGAAGGTTAAAAAATTAAGCAATGATTGGTTAATAGCGACTATAAAAATCAATAATATCAATATGTTAAAAATTGTATTTTAATAAAGTTCATGAAAAAAAAGATTATTTTTTTTTTATTCAATCCGAAAAGACCGGAGAAGCCTTTATAGCGTTGAAATGTAAAGGATGGTGATAAAGTATGAAAGAACCTACTCCTTCAATTTTAAAAATTTTTTTATCAGTTAGTATTGCTTTCTTATTTTCGTGTAGTAATTCAAAGAAAGAAAATACTGGTAATGGTAATAGTAAAGCTAAATTTAGAATTTGTACATTTGAGAATTCAAAATACAATCAAGGTTTGCCAAATCCATTTTGTACAGATCTAAATAACAATTCATTAAATCCTTTAGGAAAGTATGAATGGCATTTAAAAAATACAGGTCGTAATGTTTTTTCTTCGCAAAATCCTTCTGCTAACGAAGATATAAATGTTTATGATGTTCTTAATACTTCTTGTTTAAGTGGAAAGAATATTCCTGTTGCCATTGTCGATTCTGGTTTAGAGATGTTACATCCTTCCTTACTACCTAACGTAAATAATTCTGGTAAAGTTCAATCTATTAATTTTTTAGCTAATGAAATAAATAATCAATGCATTAATGATCCTACACCCGATTCAAGCGTAACAACAGATCATGGTACCATGGTTGCTGGAATTGTTGGGATGAGAAGTAATCTAGGATATGGTGGTAGTGGCGTCGCTCCACTTGTTTTACTTTCCGGATATAATTTAACAAGCAGTGCAGAAACCCAAACAATTTCCAACTTTGGAGATTCTTTAGGACAAAGCGATGAGTCGAAGAATAATTACATTTTTAATATGAGTTTTGGCTCAAAATCAGATATTCCTATTCAATTTGACTATGTATATCAATTATTAGCCGATGGAATTTTTCTTGAAGGAGTGAATTCCTTACGAAATGGGAAAGGTGCTATTTTTGTAAAATCTGCTGGAAATTCATTTAAAGATTATAGCTCTTCAGTATCATTCTTAAATTGTGCAAATGCTAATATTATTGGAATTACCTGCATTCCTGCCAATATGGATCCTGTTAATACTCTTCCTTATGTTATTGTTGTAGGAAGTAGCAATGCTTCTGGAAAGCACGCTAGTTATTCAAGTACGGGCTCAAATCTTTGGGTATCTGCTCCTGGTGGTGAGTATGGTTTAGATAAAAATTGGATAGTTAGTAAATATGATAGTACATTGCCTCCTTTTTCTATAAGTTCTACTGATGTGTTATTTTTTCCAGCAATTATTACAACAGATCTTTCTGGTAGTCATAGAGGTTACAGTTTACCTTTTTTTGGAAAATTAAATTATGATAAAGCTATTTTTATTAAAAATTCATTTAATGCTGGTTTAGCATTAGATGATGACGGAAAAATACTGAATTCTAATTACAATTATGTAGCTACAATGAATGGAACTTCTTCAGCTGCACCAATAGTTTCTGGAGTTGTTGCTTTACTATTAGAGGCAAATCCTAAATTAACATGGAGAGATGTGAAACATATTTTAGCTTCTACTGCAAAACAAATTGATCCAGGATTGTCTGCAAAAAATTCTGCAATTGGTGGCGGTGTTCTTTATACCTTTGAACAAGGTTGGGTGAAAAATGCTGCCGATTATTTTTTCTCGAATACCTATGGATTTGGGAGGGTTGATGCAGGCAGAGCGGTTGCGATGGCAAAAACCTATATCTTAGGATCGCTTGGAAAATTTATTGAAACAAATTTTTTCTCCCCTTCTATTACTTTGCCTATTAATGTTCCGTTAGGTCTCAACGGAACAGACGATCAAATTAAAATAAACGTCACAAATTTCCTTACTATTGAATCTGTTACTTTGTCGGTTTCAGGTACTAGCAATTACTTGGCGGATGTAGCTATTGAAGTTTATTCTCCTTCTGGAACGAAAAGTATCGTTTGGAATGCTGGTAATTCAGCGACAAGTAGCACTGCTAAATTTTTAAATACACATATATCTTCAAATGCGTTTTATGGTGAAAATTCCCATGGGACTTGGGTAGTAAAAATAATTTGTACTGGGATTAGAGCTACCAACGCAAAATTTAGTGATGTAAAATTAAAAATTTCTGGGCATTAAGGAAAAACTATGAAAGTATTACATTTTATTCAACTCTGGATACTGTTTATATTGATTATTGGCTGCAAAAATATTAATGGAGATTCTTCTATGCAAAATGAATCTCCTTCAATTATTCAGAAAAACTATTCTGAATCTATAAAACAGTATGAAAATGAAAATATTTCACAAGATAATAATATCTATGTTACTTATAAAAATATTGCAGCAGAAAAAAAAGCTAATTTTCAAAGTGATAAAAATGATGTGTATATAAAAAACGATCAGCTTGTCATAGATAATTTTGTAATTTATAAAAAAGAAAAAGAATCTGAAGACAGCGGTTCTGTTAAAAAAAATGATAACTTTGATGTAGTGTACAATAAAACTTCAGGTAACTTTGCAATTATTACAAACAATATTATTGTTAAAATTCAACCGAGTAAAAAATTAATTTTACCTAATTCAACAAATTATAAAATAAAAAAATCATTTAAAAAAATTGGGGTTTATATCATTCAAATACCTTCAAATATAGATATTTCAAAAGTAAAAAATGAGCTTGAAAAAGCAAATCACATAGCAGAAGGAAGTGATAGTAAAGTAATTATTGAAACTATAGAACTGGTAAAAGTAAATAAACCGGCTTAAATAAAATTACTTATAAAATACAACAAAATTTATACAATATTTTAAGCTTAGTATTAAATAAAAAACAAAATGTTAGAAGTGGACTATTCAAAACAACTGTTTTATAAAAAATTGTTTTTAAATGACAATTAAGTGGTGCGGATGGGCGGACTCGAACCGCCATGCTTGCGCACACGCCCCTCAAACGTGCGTGTCTACCAATTTCACCACATCCGCAGTGAAGGCCTTACTACATCAAGCGAGCTTAAAGGTCAACTTGTATTCCGCATTTTATTAGGAAGTCTGAATGAGAAATGGCATAATTTTTTTCTTATTTATAGTAGCAGTTTTTCTTTTTCCATATTTTTTTCCAAACTCTGCAAAATTAAATGGAACGTTCGCCTTTGTTTTAGGAATTATTTATTCCTTTTCGCTTGGAAATAAATATCTTTCCCTAACCCAATCCTGGGGAAAAAGACTTTTAAGCTGGTCAATTGTAGGCTTAGGTTTCGGGATGAATTTAATTACAGTATTAGAAGTCGGTCGAACGGGTTTAGTGTACTCTATTTTGGGAATATTATTAACAATATTATTTGGTTATGTCCTTGGAAGAACTTTAAAAATAAATCCAGAGCAGTCGTTGCTAGTTTCATTTGGAACGGCGATTTGTGGTGGTAGTGCAATTGCTGTATTATCGCAATCCATTAAAGCTTCCGGTGCAGCGATTAGTGCCTCACTAGCGGTTGTATTTTTATATAATGCTTTAGCATTGCTTATTTTCCCCCAGATTGGCTCTTACTTAAATCTTAATCAAGAACAATTTGGTTTATGGAGTGCGCTTGCTATTCATGACACAAGTTCAGTAATTGGCGCAAGTTATCAATATGGGGACAAAGCATTAGCTATTGCTACTACAGTAAAATTAGGCAGAGCTTTGTGGATAATTCCATTTGCTATTATTATTTCTTCCTTTTATAAAAAAAATTATTTCAATAAAAATTCTCTTAGGGATGAACAACAAAAAAAGAATATCCCTTGGGTAATTATAGGCTTTTTATTAGCAGCAGCTTCTGCCACATGGATACCTATCGTAAATAAATATGGATCAATTTTGAATTTAATTTCTAGCAAATTACTTGTTCTTACTTTATTTCTAATAGGAACAAATTTAACAAAAGAAGTTATTCAAAAGGTGGGATTAAAACCTTTTATCTTAGGAGGTATTTTATGGGTACTTATATCTGCGATAACTCTGCAATTGATCATTCTTGGAATTATTAGTATTTAATTAGCATTTTTTGAAGCGTTTTCTCCATCGTGAGTTTTTAAACCAAAACTCACAAAAACTTGCAAAAGTATTATTCCAGCTAAGATATATAAAGTAAAATGAAAAGCTTTTAAACCTTCAAATTTAAAGATATCTGTTTTTAAAGAGTCTAGAAATGTTAAAAGTAAAAAAGAAACAAAGCCGACAGAAATTCCAGAAGTAAATTGTCTTATAGTAATATCTAAACTGGTTGCATTGGCGGATTTGCTTTTCGGGATATCAACATAAATTAAAGGACCATTGCTGGAAAATAACAAAATATTAAAAAAACCTAATAAGAAACAGGAAATGCATATATATAAATAGCTACTAGAATGATCGATTTGTGCTATAAGTAACAAAGCAAAAGATATACCAAACGGAGCAACAAAAATAATTTTTTTAAAACCAAATTTTTTAATAAAACGTGAAGATATTCCTCGCATTGTAAATGCTCCAAGAGCCATAGGAGCTATTAATAAACCCGATTTTATAGGAGAATATTGAAATTGCAATTGAAATAATAGAGGTAATAAAAAAGAAACACCTCCAGTTGCAATATAAGAAATAAAATTTCCTAAGACCCCAATTCGATATGTTCTAATTTTAAATAACTGTAAATTTAGTATAGAATTCTCTTTATAATGAATTGCATGAAATATAAACATAATAAAAGTAATCAAGCCAATTGATAAAAGAACTTTTAATATTAAAGTTGGTAATATAGATTCCCCAATTGATTCGAGAGAAATAGCAAAACAAGATAGAGATGTTCCTATTAAAAAAAATCCTAGAAAATCTGGTTTCTTTTTTTGTGTAGATTCTTCATTTATAATATACTTTTGGGCTAAAATAAAAGTGATAATTCCAATTGGAATATTAATAAAAAAAATCCATCTCCACGTTGTATATGTAGTTATTAATCCGCCAATTAATGGCCCCAGTATTGGTCCTGTTAATGCAGGTAAAAAAATATACATTGTTGCTTTAACTAATTCTGATGGTGGAAAAACACGCACCATAATAAGTCGGGCCACTGGAGTCATCATTGCAGCACCAAACCCTTGTAGTGCCCTGAATATTGATAATTCAAGCAAAGAATTTGATAGTCCGCAAAAAATAGAGCTTATAGAAAATACGATAATGGAAGTAGAAAAAACATTTTTTGTTCCATAGTTATCTGCTGCCCACCCACTGATAGGAATAAAAATAGCTAAACTGATAAGATAACTTGTTATTGCTAATTTTAAATTTACTGGATTTGTATTAAAAGCAAGTGAAATATTTGGTATAGCTGTATTTAAAATAGTAGCATCCATCATTTCCATAAATAAAGCAGAAGCAAGAATCCAAATAATTACTTGTTTATTTAATGGAAATGACATTGTTACCTAATTTTCCTGTCAACTATTGCAGGCAATTTGGCACGAGATTCTAAAATTTTATCTTTACTAATTTGTGCAGACAAAATTCCTACTTCTTCGCCCATTCTTGCGACTATTTGTCCCCAAGGATCAATTACCATGCTGTTACCGTAATTTCTCTTTTGGTTATTATAGAAAAATCCAGTTTGATTGCAAGCTACAACATAGCATTGATTTTCAATCGCTCTTGCGCGTAATAAAATTTCCCAATGTTCTTTCCCTGTTTGCCATGTAAATGCTGCAGGGACAAAAATAATATCAAACGGAAAGTTTTTTTGATTTCTAATATTTTCTGGGAATCTTAAATCGTAACAAATAATATTTAAAGCTTTCCAATTACCTTCAGAAGTAACTAAAGTATAGTCTTCAGCCATTGAGCCATATTCGTATGAATTGCTTTCGCAGTACAGTGGTTTGCCATCAGCATCTTTTAAATTAAATAAATGTAGTTTTCTGTATATTGAAATTAATTCACCAGATTTATTATAAGTTACACATGTATTAAAAACTTTTTCCGGATTTTCAGAAATTTCTTCTGAATGACTGCCCGCTACCAAAATAATATTATTTTCTTTAGATACATCTTGAAGTTCTTTAAAAATATCTTCTTTTAATTTACTTTTTGTATATTTTCTTTGTTTTTCATCACCCATATAACTAAACATTTCTGGTAATACAATTACTTCAGAACCTTCTTGGGCAGCTATTTTTATTTGTGAAATTATATTTCTTACATTTTCTTTAACATCATTTTGTGGATTAGTTTGAATACATGAAATCAACATTTTGAGCCTCCTTTAGAAATTTATTTGTAATCTTTTTCTCTAAAAAAGGCTAGTCATATTTGGCTTCCTTAAGCCTGTGAATTAATGAAATTTATAACTTTTGCAGAATTGCTTCCACCTGTTGTAGAATTAATCTGATTTATAAAGTTTGCTAAAATACCTGAACCGGAACTACTTCCCGATGAAATACCAGCACTGCTAAAAGTCGACTGTGCTGAACTTAAGTATGAATAGATATTTGCTGCATCAGTTGTGCTCATTGCAGATGTTAAACTAGTTGAAATAGTTCCTGCTGCATTAAGGCAATTTGCTTTTATAGTAAGCATAGCTAAACTAGCATTTGCAATTGCTAACATATAATTTTGATTAGAATTTCTTTGACCTGCAGGCACTAAACTAATTGTATTTACAGCTTTTGTTACTAAACTAATATTACTTTGTGAAGCTGCTGGCATAATGGCTAAGACAGTTTGTAAATTATTTTTATAATTACCATTGGAACTTATAATTGAAACGGCCATATTTAAGATATTTATTCCTGCGGCTAGTAAGTAAGAAGTTGATAGCAATCCAATTGCTTGCTGATCGCTTGAATTTGCAGAAACATAAGGCTCTAATAAATTAATTGATGTATTATAATCACCTGAATTTATGGCGTCTTCAGCTTTTTGTTTAGTATCTCTTTGAGGTAAATCAGAAAATAAATTTCCATTATTTCCGCAACTAGTAATAACTCCACATATGAATGTTAAAAATATAATTTGCACAATGACAAGAATACTTTTT of Pigmentibacter sp. JX0631 contains these proteins:
- a CDS encoding NAD(P)/FAD-dependent oxidoreductase; its protein translation is MSSNISSRRKFIKKIALASVLTASSGYALRKITAQKKELSITGSILGANAKIGHKVNTEIKDIKFSAVEKISTLIIGGGVAGLSAGWWLKKNNYKDFKILEMNAEVGGNSFYSENNISKYPWGAHYLVMPTNESIYLKILLEEMRVIKGYKNSLPIYDEFSLCADPQERLFFQGEWQEGLLPYKGVSELDKQQYKEFFTLIERLKNQKGADNKPLFAIPIDYSSQDNEYLNLDHISMAEFMHQKGWNSKTLTWYINYCCRDDFGMGYEKVSAWAGLHYFAARNGRAANAEANTVLTWPEGNGFLVNYLKKYSTESIVNNCFVTSIENFKDFCNVNVFNTKDNTYIQYQAKQVIFCAPRFIANKVIKNYEKMNLPETSSWLIANITLQNVPASLSTSMAWDNVSYYSNSLGYIVANHQSLKIPKNDLVLTYYLPLDILSAKEERMLALKRNYNDWLNILLSDLNKMHSEIKNSIKNVDFWIWGHGMAAPGIGFLWSEKRKKLMEPFGNIDFAHSEMSGISLFEEAQYRGIEAAKKVLLRG
- a CDS encoding zinc-binding dehydrogenase, with translation MKAYEINNFGDENVFQKVDIDIPKIKDYEVLVKVIATSVNPIDYKLRRGDAPNFVKFPAILHVDFSGEIVEIGTNVRKNFPEYKIGLKVYGLAGGILNKSGALAEYIAVNIFQIDLVPENISSIQIASVPLAALTAWECILDRIKLKRNSKILIHGGAGSVGNFAIQFAKMKNAVVYTTVSSNEKLEIAKRAGADFVINYKLNSKEEYVREYTDNNGFDFVIDTVGQENFYSAVYCTKFKGHIVSTLARNSFDLLESSSKGLNIHLVNVMIPLIKNLNLIQQNNNLKKISNYLKNKKLLLNIDKKVFNFSEVSLAHKYAESGSSLGKVCIKF
- a CDS encoding putative sulfate exporter family transporter, with translation MRNGIIFFLFIVAVFLFPYFFPNSAKLNGTFAFVLGIIYSFSLGNKYLSLTQSWGKRLLSWSIVGLGFGMNLITVLEVGRTGLVYSILGILLTILFGYVLGRTLKINPEQSLLVSFGTAICGGSAIAVLSQSIKASGAAISASLAVVFLYNALALLIFPQIGSYLNLNQEQFGLWSALAIHDTSSVIGASYQYGDKALAIATTVKLGRALWIIPFAIIISSFYKKNYFNKNSLRDEQQKKNIPWVIIGFLLAAASATWIPIVNKYGSILNLISSKLLVLTLFLIGTNLTKEVIQKVGLKPFILGGILWVLISAITLQLIILGIISI
- a CDS encoding S8 family serine peptidase codes for the protein MKEPTPSILKIFLSVSIAFLFSCSNSKKENTGNGNSKAKFRICTFENSKYNQGLPNPFCTDLNNNSLNPLGKYEWHLKNTGRNVFSSQNPSANEDINVYDVLNTSCLSGKNIPVAIVDSGLEMLHPSLLPNVNNSGKVQSINFLANEINNQCINDPTPDSSVTTDHGTMVAGIVGMRSNLGYGGSGVAPLVLLSGYNLTSSAETQTISNFGDSLGQSDESKNNYIFNMSFGSKSDIPIQFDYVYQLLADGIFLEGVNSLRNGKGAIFVKSAGNSFKDYSSSVSFLNCANANIIGITCIPANMDPVNTLPYVIVVGSSNASGKHASYSSTGSNLWVSAPGGEYGLDKNWIVSKYDSTLPPFSISSTDVLFFPAIITTDLSGSHRGYSLPFFGKLNYDKAIFIKNSFNAGLALDDDGKILNSNYNYVATMNGTSSAAPIVSGVVALLLEANPKLTWRDVKHILASTAKQIDPGLSAKNSAIGGGVLYTFEQGWVKNAADYFFSNTYGFGRVDAGRAVAMAKTYILGSLGKFIETNFFSPSITLPINVPLGLNGTDDQIKINVTNFLTIESVTLSVSGTSNYLADVAIEVYSPSGTKSIVWNAGNSATSSTAKFLNTHISSNAFYGENSHGTWVVKIICTGIRATNAKFSDVKLKISGH
- a CDS encoding glycosyltransferase produces the protein MRLFKKKTILNPHKYFETNCIICNKKSEFIQNNISYTCDICPTCRSLGFASKTSYPARTINNNIIHLKNITGVSLNKKLVHTFYLGKEIPKKIQLYFLSNLKKLNAEGIFWVDAEKIEITNRSLKILSENTIPPIKFTVKSVSDLLNEFKNTPSCSYLSINKRNEIIQMIYGENSGYFKKTAYSTDALRLIALLLYGGLYVDTNTRITEKISTLSEIPEFGAKYIAIKSYMNSSVYEEYFALSNLEHGRVASSFANQKLNLSTTPSIYTQSHDSYYFSAAKMSVRPECSAILGNKGALFFDIVLFDMLERYQKRNKVYNYYLNEKHSKNLPTEDSVFSDYMSQNLGNAINTRNPIIINSMLLAQRFIMLKADIFDEKYFYFANCQMSDAKLEKELTALGYKGAVFFDTLGHRFIKYYSHSHKSSELPTPHSSKFEREVN
- a CDS encoding polyamine aminopropyltransferase, with product MIYVLLFSVFIISTCGLIYELIAGALASYLLGDSITQFSTVIGSFLFSMGIGAYLSKHVNKNLIYTFILVELIIGMVGGFSATILFIAFEYIVHFRILLYLIVGIIGTFVGFEIPILMRILQNNFAFKDLVAKVFTFDYVGALIASILFPLFLVPHLGLIKTALVFGIINVLIAIWAIFIFKNKISNIRTLQGTAFCVLSILIVGIIFSDKLVEISEKGNYQDKIIYSKSSKYQKIVLTKSTNEFKLYLNRNLQFNSKDEYRYHESLVHIGLSSINNPKNVLILGGGDGLAVREILKYNSIEKITLVELDSEITEMFSKNNLLTKINSRSLLSEKVNIINADAFVWLKENKKKFDFIVVDFPDPSNFSIGKLYTNSFYRLLYNAIENNGLAVIQSTSPYVAKKSFWCVNNTLRSVGFLTYPYHVYIPSFGDWGYILVAKNNFQVLNQFPKDLKFINYELAKTFFHFPQDSKVEVNEINKLNNQILVRYFEQEWSDYVQ